One region of Limnospira fusiformis SAG 85.79 genomic DNA includes:
- a CDS encoding SLBB domain-containing protein yields MDNIIKHNQILKNGLIYTTQKICFFGLTVNCVGLTWLLMSLPAGGEFLPPPPMPTINHGNNGANNLSPLVVGEYILGAGDTIEIDIFNVPEYSGERGRHQVSVDGSLNLPLIGRVTVQGMTIDQVSELLKERYGEYLQRPLITVKLLERRPVQVAIAGEVKRPGSYMVSGNSQSQNMGGVSNAATVTGVLRMAGGITTSADIRQVKIRRPGGGGEETIVNLDLWELLQNGDLSQDLALRDGDRIYIPTVTNINRHEARQLSSANFASNADGPINVAVVGEVNRPGTHILSIDTMAGTEGENVSEWRGIVGVDPVGVYTVTRAIKAAGGITPEANIREIQVRRISRTGTEQTVMVDLWKLLQEGDLQEDIALQGGDTIIVPKGGTVDATVSGNVATASFSPGIMRVSVVGEVLQPGAISLPPNSSLNQVILAAGGLKRGQADSNRVELIRISPDGTVSRRVISVNLSDDVNEANNPVLRNNDVVMVNRSGGAAFREGMGTVFNTLNPISNVLGLMRFISIF; encoded by the coding sequence ATGGATAATATCATCAAACATAATCAAATTCTCAAAAACGGGCTGATTTATACAACCCAAAAAATATGTTTTTTCGGATTAACAGTCAACTGTGTGGGGTTAACATGGCTGTTGATGTCTCTCCCGGCTGGGGGGGAGTTTTTACCACCGCCACCAATGCCGACAATTAATCATGGTAATAATGGGGCTAACAATTTGTCTCCTCTGGTGGTGGGGGAATATATTTTAGGGGCGGGTGATACCATAGAAATTGATATTTTCAATGTTCCCGAATATAGTGGCGAAAGAGGTCGTCATCAGGTGTCAGTAGATGGAAGTTTAAACCTCCCGTTAATTGGGAGAGTGACGGTTCAGGGAATGACAATTGATCAAGTTTCGGAACTGCTGAAAGAACGATATGGGGAATATTTACAACGACCACTGATTACGGTAAAATTATTAGAGAGGAGACCTGTTCAAGTAGCGATCGCTGGGGAAGTTAAGAGACCCGGTTCTTATATGGTATCGGGTAATTCCCAGAGTCAAAATATGGGAGGTGTTTCTAATGCTGCTACTGTGACAGGTGTTTTGCGAATGGCGGGGGGAATAACTACTAGCGCCGATATTCGCCAGGTAAAAATCCGTCGTCCTGGGGGGGGAGGTGAGGAAACTATTGTTAATCTTGATTTGTGGGAACTTCTCCAAAATGGTGACCTGAGTCAAGATCTAGCCCTGAGAGATGGAGATAGGATATATATTCCGACTGTTACAAATATTAATCGCCACGAAGCGCGTCAGTTGTCTAGTGCTAATTTTGCTAGTAATGCTGACGGACCGATTAATGTGGCGGTGGTGGGGGAGGTGAACCGACCAGGAACCCATATCCTTAGCATTGACACCATGGCTGGGACTGAGGGGGAAAATGTATCGGAGTGGCGAGGTATAGTTGGAGTTGATCCGGTTGGGGTGTATACAGTCACCAGGGCTATTAAAGCGGCGGGGGGAATTACACCGGAAGCAAATATTCGAGAAATTCAGGTGCGGCGCATTAGTCGTACAGGGACGGAACAAACTGTTATGGTTGACCTATGGAAACTTCTACAAGAGGGAGATCTCCAGGAGGATATTGCTTTACAAGGGGGGGATACAATTATTGTGCCTAAAGGGGGGACTGTAGATGCTACAGTTTCTGGTAATGTGGCAACAGCTAGTTTTTCTCCGGGTATAATGCGTGTTAGTGTGGTGGGGGAGGTTCTACAACCTGGGGCGATTAGTCTACCCCCCAACAGTTCCCTAAACCAGGTGATTCTGGCGGCGGGAGGTCTGAAACGGGGTCAGGCTGACTCCAATAGGGTAGAACTCATCCGTATATCCCCGGATGGGACTGTTTCCCGAAGGGTGATCTCGGTTAATCTATCGGATGATGTGAATGAGGCTAATAATCCGGTCCTGAGAAATAACGATGTAGTTATGGTGAACCGTTCAGGGGGTGCGGCTTTTCGGGAGGGAATGGGTACGGTTTTTAATACCTTAAATCCGATTAGTAATGTTTTGGGGTTGATGAGGTTTATAAGTATCTTTTAA
- a CDS encoding FAD-dependent oxidoreductase encodes MEQLQTDVLVVGGGAGGTAAALQSARGGANTILVSEFSWLGGMLTSAGVAAPDGNELVAFQTGLWGAFLRELRQKQPTGLDWGWVSFFNYDPRIGAQIWSDWVKSQKNLHWISGYAPLEVLRKGDRITGVRFPDFTINAQVTIDATELGDILAQGEIPYRWGWEWQQQWQEPSAPIQSSQFTDNCPVQDPTWVVLLQDFGETQAPAIKPTPEADFSKFQGAWDGYDPQQFLNYGRLPGGLMMINWPHKGNDYGVGLDRLIASAPQKQAFWRESLQHSLNFAAFIQQHLGRRYGLAESIFPHTMSAWKTDLGLTPQQLGAFAIHPYYRESRRLCGVQTITENHILPVSGSRVAALPIDHNGQCEAIAIGNYPNDHHYSAGLLPVKLKLLRWGGRWTGTPFTIPYRTLIPETTEGLIVAEKNISVSHIANGATRLQPVVLGIGQAAGMAAALSVQQRISPRMLSVRSLQQALLTDPIAPAAIIPLFNLTGDRADWLKWQQYYLDHPQAYPITGEVPPPDPHPTQLISPSLSEFSGQFHRHPDHEYSLTLSQPHSLLGQVLSLVTLHPHINQQLQTIPTATPITVWGRHNSAGRWLLVEVIKELC; translated from the coding sequence ATGGAACAATTGCAAACAGATGTTTTAGTGGTTGGTGGAGGTGCTGGGGGAACTGCCGCCGCCCTCCAGAGCGCCCGTGGTGGGGCTAATACTATTTTAGTGAGTGAATTTTCCTGGTTAGGAGGAATGTTAACCTCCGCCGGAGTAGCTGCACCAGACGGGAACGAATTAGTAGCCTTTCAGACGGGTCTATGGGGTGCTTTTTTAAGAGAACTTAGACAAAAACAACCCACGGGTTTAGACTGGGGATGGGTTAGTTTTTTTAATTATGACCCCCGCATAGGCGCGCAAATTTGGTCAGACTGGGTAAAATCTCAAAAAAATCTACATTGGATTTCTGGATATGCACCCCTAGAAGTATTGCGGAAAGGCGATCGCATTACTGGGGTGAGATTCCCAGATTTTACCATTAATGCCCAGGTTACCATTGATGCCACAGAATTAGGAGATATTTTAGCTCAAGGTGAAATTCCCTATCGCTGGGGTTGGGAATGGCAACAGCAATGGCAAGAACCTAGCGCCCCAATTCAATCTAGCCAATTTACCGATAATTGTCCAGTACAAGACCCCACCTGGGTAGTATTATTACAGGATTTTGGCGAAACACAAGCCCCAGCCATTAAACCTACCCCAGAAGCCGATTTTAGCAAATTTCAGGGCGCTTGGGATGGCTACGACCCCCAACAATTCCTCAACTATGGTCGCCTACCTGGGGGGTTAATGATGATAAACTGGCCCCATAAAGGCAATGATTACGGGGTAGGATTGGATCGTTTGATTGCTTCAGCGCCACAAAAACAGGCATTCTGGCGGGAAAGTCTACAGCATAGTCTGAACTTCGCCGCCTTCATTCAACAGCACCTAGGAAGGCGCTACGGCTTGGCTGAGAGCATATTTCCCCATACCATGTCAGCTTGGAAAACTGACCTAGGCTTAACTCCTCAGCAACTTGGCGCTTTTGCTATTCATCCCTACTACCGAGAAAGTCGCCGTCTGTGTGGAGTCCAAACGATTACAGAAAATCATATTTTACCTGTCTCAGGAAGTCGCGTCGCCGCCTTACCTATAGACCACAATGGACAATGTGAGGCGATCGCCATTGGTAACTATCCCAATGATCACCACTACAGCGCCGGGTTACTACCAGTTAAACTTAAACTCTTACGCTGGGGAGGTCGCTGGACGGGAACCCCCTTTACTATCCCCTATCGTACCCTAATTCCAGAAACTACAGAGGGCTTAATTGTGGCTGAGAAAAATATTTCCGTTTCCCATATCGCTAATGGCGCTACCCGTCTACAACCTGTGGTTTTGGGTATCGGACAGGCGGCGGGAATGGCTGCGGCTTTATCTGTCCAACAGCGCATATCTCCCCGAATGCTATCAGTGCGATCGCTTCAACAAGCACTATTAACCGACCCCATAGCCCCCGCCGCCATTATTCCCCTGTTTAACCTTACAGGCGATCGCGCCGATTGGCTAAAATGGCAACAATACTATTTAGACCACCCACAAGCCTATCCCATAACTGGTGAAGTTCCCCCACCCGACCCCCACCCGACACAATTAATATCACCCTCATTATCAGAATTTAGCGGACAATTTCACCGCCACCCAGACCACGAATATTCCCTCACCCTCTCTCAACCTCACTCACTCCTCGGTCAGGTATTGAGTCTCGTTACCCTCCACCCACACATTAATCAACAATTACAAACCATACCTACCGCTACCCCCATCACCGTTTGGGGACGACACAACTCCGCCGGTCGCTGGCTACTTGTCGAAGTCATCAAAGAGTTATGTTAA
- the patX gene encoding heterocyst-inhibiting protein PatX, with protein MKLNPTFGFSMLLLLGMSSAAQAMEIRPSRQQLESMTNQYMLSAQTEHHGSRSPWQGTPRRGFAETFEQTSPSESLFPHRGSGRANQ; from the coding sequence ATGAAACTCAACCCTACATTTGGCTTTTCTATGTTGCTGTTGTTAGGCATGAGCAGTGCCGCCCAAGCTATGGAAATAAGACCAAGCAGACAGCAATTAGAATCCATGACTAACCAATATATGCTCTCAGCGCAAACGGAGCATCATGGCTCCCGCAGTCCCTGGCAAGGAACACCCCGACGGGGATTTGCTGAGACATTCGAGCAAACATCTCCATCAGAATCCCTGTTTCCCCATCGTGGCAGTGGCAGAGCTAATCAATGA
- the hetR gene encoding heterocyst differentiation master regulator HetR, which translates to MKKDTDLIKSLSPSAMDQIMLYLAFSAMRTSGHRHGAFLDAAATAAKCAIYTTYMEQGENLRMTGHLHHIEPKRVKVIVEEVREALTEGKLLKMLGSTEPRYLIQFPYVWLEQYPWQPGKARVPGTSLTQDEKRVIESRLPKYLPDAQLINSFQFMELIEFLHRRSQEDIEPSRRMPLSEALTEHIKRRLIYSGTVTKIDSPWGMPFYALTRASYSPEDQEERTYIMVEDTARYFRLMKDWAERQPKVMRVLEELDIPSDRIESALEELDEIIRQWADRYHEIGGEPMVLQMVFGPQETD; encoded by the coding sequence ATGAAAAAAGATACAGATCTGATCAAAAGCCTTAGCCCCAGCGCCATGGATCAGATCATGCTTTATTTGGCTTTTAGCGCCATGAGAACCAGTGGGCATAGACATGGGGCTTTTTTAGATGCGGCGGCAACTGCGGCCAAATGTGCTATCTATACAACTTATATGGAGCAGGGTGAAAACCTCCGCATGACTGGACACCTACATCATATTGAACCCAAACGGGTGAAAGTGATTGTTGAGGAAGTGCGGGAAGCCCTGACGGAAGGGAAGCTCTTAAAAATGTTGGGTTCTACGGAACCCCGTTATCTGATTCAGTTTCCCTATGTGTGGTTAGAACAGTACCCCTGGCAACCGGGAAAAGCCAGAGTCCCCGGCACGAGCTTAACTCAAGATGAAAAACGGGTAATTGAAAGTCGTTTACCCAAGTATTTACCCGACGCTCAATTGATCAATTCTTTTCAGTTTATGGAATTGATCGAGTTTCTTCACAGACGTTCCCAAGAAGACATCGAACCTAGTAGACGGATGCCATTAAGTGAAGCCTTAACAGAACATATTAAACGGCGCTTGATCTACTCTGGCACGGTGACGAAAATAGATTCTCCTTGGGGGATGCCTTTCTATGCTCTGACCCGGGCTTCCTATTCTCCCGAAGATCAGGAAGAACGGACCTATATTATGGTGGAAGATACGGCGAGGTATTTCCGTTTAATGAAGGACTGGGCGGAACGTCAGCCCAAGGTAATGCGGGTTTTGGAAGAATTGGATATTCCGAGCGATCGCATTGAGTCGGCTTTAGAAGAGTTAGATGAGATTATTCGCCAGTGGGCCGATCGCTATCATGAGATCGGAGGTGAACCCATGGTCCTGCAAATGGTCTTTGGACCCCAGGAGACCGATTAA
- a CDS encoding TldD/PmbA family protein: MTQDQIAEQLLELAAKAGAEVAEVFRARSQARPLFFEANRLKQIERIESEGIVLRLWRDGRPGLAVAHGAVPPQKLVERAIALSALNDPETITIADGSSLNHYPAIGNSMEVEQLMAWGKETISCIRDIYPDIICSGEWDCEVESTRLINSRGLDCSHTDTTLSAYLETEWVRENDFLYISDGQTQRGSLEPQLLSQRILQRLEWARENASPLVGRVPILFTAKAADMLWGTVSAALNGKQVLEGSSPWSDRLGTQVVSTSLTLSQKPALGPFSCPFDDEGIPTRPIVFIQDGILKLFYTDLTTGRTLGSGTTGNGFRADLNSYPIPGLFNLLIEPGRDSMQDLIKQLDHGLIIDQMLGSGAGITGEFSVNVDLGYRIENGQVVGRVKNTMVSGNVYTALKQVVSVGGDGNWNGSIYTPSLIVEGLSVTARS; this comes from the coding sequence ATGACCCAGGACCAGATAGCCGAACAGCTTCTGGAGTTGGCGGCAAAAGCCGGAGCCGAAGTGGCGGAGGTATTCCGAGCTAGGTCCCAAGCTCGCCCCCTCTTTTTTGAAGCTAACCGACTCAAACAAATCGAACGCATTGAATCAGAGGGAATTGTTCTGCGATTGTGGCGCGATGGCCGCCCCGGATTGGCTGTCGCCCACGGTGCAGTACCCCCTCAAAAATTAGTGGAGCGAGCGATCGCCCTATCAGCCCTTAATGACCCCGAGACTATTACCATAGCTGATGGTAGTTCCCTAAATCACTATCCGGCGATCGGAAATTCTATGGAAGTAGAACAGCTTATGGCTTGGGGAAAAGAGACTATTAGCTGCATTCGAGACATTTACCCAGATATTATCTGTTCGGGAGAATGGGATTGTGAAGTAGAATCAACCCGCCTGATTAATTCCAGAGGTCTTGATTGTAGCCACACCGATACAACCCTCAGCGCATATTTGGAAACCGAATGGGTCCGGGAAAATGATTTTCTCTACATTTCCGACGGTCAGACTCAACGGGGTAGCCTTGAACCACAGTTATTGAGCCAACGCATTCTTCAACGGCTGGAATGGGCTAGGGAAAACGCATCCCCCTTGGTTGGGCGTGTCCCCATTTTATTTACCGCTAAAGCGGCAGATATGTTATGGGGTACAGTTTCCGCCGCCCTCAATGGTAAACAAGTCCTAGAAGGGTCTTCTCCGTGGAGCGATCGCCTCGGAACTCAAGTTGTGTCTACCTCCCTTACCCTCTCTCAGAAACCCGCCCTAGGGCCGTTTAGCTGCCCCTTTGATGATGAGGGAATCCCCACTCGCCCCATTGTCTTTATTCAAGATGGCATACTCAAGCTATTTTATACTGATTTAACCACTGGGCGCACCCTCGGTAGTGGCACCACAGGGAACGGGTTTCGAGCTGATTTAAATAGTTATCCCATCCCCGGATTATTCAATTTGTTAATTGAACCGGGACGCGACTCTATGCAAGACTTAATTAAACAGCTAGACCACGGTCTAATTATTGATCAGATGTTAGGATCTGGTGCCGGAATTACTGGGGAATTTTCCGTTAATGTCGATCTGGGATATCGCATTGAAAATGGTCAGGTTGTCGGTCGGGTTAAAAATACCATGGTTTCCGGAAATGTCTACACCGCCTTAAAACAAGTGGTTAGTGTGGGAGGAGATGGTAACTGGAATGGTTCCATTTATACTCCATCTCTGATTGTCGAAGGGTTATCTGTTACCGCCAGAAGTTAA
- a CDS encoding c-type cytochrome — MIMRNLLTILLLSVSLLWGCWTPKAIADNLNIEKGGEIFSVHCVGCHAGGGNIIRRGKNLKQRALQRNGYDSIEAIAEIVANGKSNMSAYSDRLSVSEIQQVAAYVLDQAEKNWR, encoded by the coding sequence ATGATCATGAGAAATCTGTTAACTATTTTACTGCTGAGTGTTAGTTTATTGTGGGGTTGTTGGACACCAAAGGCGATCGCAGATAATCTGAATATTGAGAAGGGGGGGGAAATTTTTAGCGTCCACTGTGTGGGCTGTCATGCTGGTGGTGGTAACATTATTAGGCGGGGTAAAAATCTGAAACAGCGGGCTCTCCAACGGAATGGCTACGACTCAATAGAGGCGATCGCAGAAATTGTGGCTAATGGTAAAAGCAATATGTCGGCTTATTCTGACCGTCTGAGTGTCTCGGAAATTCAACAGGTCGCCGCCTATGTCTTAGACCAAGCCGAGAAAAATTGGCGTTAA
- a CDS encoding GAF domain-containing sensor histidine kinase has translation MYTVDTAQDLKSQLDHQVLLRRIISRIRQSLELPEILKATVAEVRSFLGTDRIMIYRFDQDASGEVVAESIYDDRLPSLLGLHFPADDIPQEARDRYVKLRQRTIVNVHSGTISISPLDSPETGEPLPTTEIKSRSVDPCHISYLTAMGVQSSVVVPILYSGQNHDKSRSGQFSTSSNQLWGLLVSHHSEPRETSPLELQILQLVVDQMTIAIGQADMLAKTRKQAMLEATINKVASLLHEQPTIQLQAALEATVEDFQGSGGRLYIQSHPEKTPEVFYCGEQPTMPSWETKSIMEEHPLWQKWLREGFKCNSGRRSLDSCRGNIWAITDLYRESELRIFTPAFQATAIRGLLVFPIQYRHNNLGCLTIFRNEIDTETIWAGRFDPSLKQMMPRQSFEVWREFKQGQAQPWTADEISLGQALGKHFSMAIQQYMLYREVQELNSTLEKQVQQRTIELKRSLDNEQAKTEQLEKTLDELKRTQSQLIQTEKMSGLGQLVAGVAHEINNPINFIFGNLSYVNEYSDSLLKLILLYHQYYPERHPEIESYETEIELDFLQEDLPKILASMQIGSQRIRQLVLSLRNFSRLEQADRKSVDIHEGIDSTLLILQHRLKPRPHHPTIEIVKNYGDIPPVECYAGLLNQVFMNMLSNAIDAMESHIKEHPEDNFSPQIMISTALIPDIDNGKNCLQISIADNGPGIPSNIQSHIFDPFFTTKPVGLGTGLGLSISYQIVVEKHQGKINCCSEPGQGTEFRITIPAYNIPTTESK, from the coding sequence ATGTACACTGTGGACACTGCACAAGACCTTAAATCTCAACTTGATCATCAAGTTTTGCTACGTCGAATCATTAGTAGGATTCGGCAATCACTAGAACTTCCAGAAATTCTGAAAGCCACAGTGGCGGAAGTCCGTTCATTTTTAGGAACAGACCGGATTATGATCTATAGATTTGATCAAGATGCGAGTGGTGAAGTGGTGGCGGAGTCGATTTATGACGATCGCCTTCCTTCTTTGCTAGGGTTGCATTTTCCGGCGGATGATATTCCCCAAGAAGCACGCGATCGCTATGTAAAACTTCGGCAGCGAACCATAGTTAATGTCCACTCTGGAACCATAAGTATAAGTCCCCTAGACTCTCCAGAAACGGGGGAACCGCTACCGACGACAGAAATAAAATCGAGATCTGTAGACCCTTGTCATATCAGTTATCTGACGGCGATGGGAGTGCAGTCTTCGGTAGTTGTACCGATTCTGTACTCGGGGCAAAACCATGATAAATCCCGATCTGGTCAGTTTTCAACCTCATCAAATCAATTGTGGGGGTTATTGGTTTCTCACCACTCTGAGCCCCGGGAAACTTCCCCATTAGAATTGCAGATTTTGCAATTAGTTGTCGATCAGATGACCATAGCCATTGGTCAAGCTGATATGCTGGCTAAAACCCGTAAACAGGCGATGTTAGAAGCTACTATTAATAAGGTAGCTTCTCTCCTGCATGAACAGCCGACGATTCAGTTACAAGCGGCTTTAGAGGCGACTGTGGAGGACTTCCAAGGTTCAGGAGGGCGACTATATATCCAATCTCATCCTGAAAAGACCCCGGAGGTGTTTTATTGTGGTGAACAGCCGACGATGCCTTCATGGGAAACCAAATCAATCATGGAAGAACATCCCCTCTGGCAAAAGTGGCTCAGAGAGGGGTTTAAGTGTAACAGTGGTAGGCGATCGCTTGATAGTTGTAGGGGGAATATTTGGGCGATTACAGATTTATATAGAGAATCAGAACTGCGAATTTTTACCCCAGCTTTTCAAGCTACGGCCATTCGGGGTTTGTTAGTATTTCCGATTCAATACCGCCATAATAACCTGGGATGTCTAACTATTTTTCGTAATGAAATTGACACAGAAACCATCTGGGCGGGACGTTTTGATCCTAGTTTAAAACAAATGATGCCCAGACAATCATTTGAAGTGTGGCGGGAGTTCAAACAAGGTCAAGCCCAACCTTGGACAGCGGATGAAATCAGCTTAGGTCAAGCATTAGGGAAACATTTTTCCATGGCTATTCAACAATATATGCTGTATCGAGAGGTTCAAGAATTAAACAGTACCCTAGAAAAACAGGTACAGCAGCGGACTATTGAACTCAAAAGGTCTTTAGATAATGAACAAGCGAAAACGGAACAGTTAGAAAAGACTCTGGATGAACTGAAACGTACCCAAAGCCAACTTATTCAAACGGAAAAAATGTCAGGTCTGGGTCAGTTGGTGGCTGGAGTCGCTCACGAAATTAATAATCCGATTAACTTTATTTTTGGGAATTTAAGCTATGTGAACGAGTATAGCGATAGTTTACTTAAACTCATCCTCCTTTACCATCAATACTATCCCGAAAGACACCCGGAGATTGAAAGCTATGAAACGGAAATCGAATTAGATTTTCTTCAGGAAGACTTACCGAAAATTCTGGCATCAATGCAGATAGGATCCCAAAGAATTCGCCAACTGGTGTTATCTCTGCGTAATTTTTCCCGTCTTGAGCAAGCCGATCGCAAATCAGTTGATATTCACGAGGGTATTGATAGCACTCTGTTAATTCTGCAACATCGTCTGAAGCCTAGACCTCATCATCCCACCATTGAAATCGTGAAAAATTATGGTGATATTCCGCCTGTAGAATGCTATGCGGGATTACTTAATCAGGTGTTTATGAATATGCTAAGTAATGCGATAGATGCTATGGAATCTCATATTAAAGAACATCCAGAGGATAATTTTTCACCCCAAATCATGATTAGCACTGCTTTAATTCCTGATATCGATAATGGTAAAAATTGCTTGCAAATTTCCATAGCTGATAACGGTCCGGGAATCCCGTCAAATATTCAATCTCATATCTTTGACCCTTTCTTTACGACTAAACCGGTAGGATTAGGTACAGGTTTAGGTTTGTCTATCAGCTATCAAATTGTGGTAGAAAAACACCAAGGTAAAATCAACTGTTGTTCAGAACCTGGTCAAGGTACAGAGTTTAGGATTACCATTCCGGCTTATAATATACCTACAACCGAGTCTAAGTAA
- a CDS encoding geranylgeranyl reductase family protein → MFDCIIVGAGPAGGAAAYHLAKRGRNPLVVEKNSWPRNKPCGGGVSPAIAAWFDFDFTPAISTTVDKIRYTFKLADPAETAISKPMWMVRRDVFDAFLIQQAQDQGASFQPNTEVTAIEFKGDSWQLTTANGETLTGRYLIAADGAKGSVASWLRLKQSNPRLAMVTEATQLSDVPTFEFGMVKNGSLWGFPKADGYTVSTTTFRGKEPKNLSQDLSQYLKALGLNPNSPIVEHPLRLWDGDRTLHSQNALIAGEAASIVDPLSGEGIRPAILTGIKAAEAIDMAIGGDQSALEKYTQIIRTEWGVDMVWASRLAGVFYSFPGIGYKAAVKVPAATELMTKILSGDLRYGDVAGRAIKKLSPF, encoded by the coding sequence ATGTTTGACTGTATCATTGTTGGAGCTGGTCCCGCTGGTGGGGCGGCGGCTTATCATCTCGCTAAACGCGGGCGCAATCCTCTGGTGGTCGAAAAAAACTCCTGGCCGCGAAATAAACCCTGTGGTGGTGGGGTTTCTCCGGCGATCGCCGCCTGGTTTGATTTTGATTTTACTCCCGCCATATCCACTACTGTTGATAAAATCCGTTACACTTTCAAACTGGCTGACCCCGCCGAAACTGCTATATCAAAACCTATGTGGATGGTCCGCCGAGATGTGTTTGATGCTTTCCTTATCCAGCAGGCTCAAGATCAAGGCGCTAGTTTCCAACCTAATACGGAAGTTACTGCTATTGAGTTTAAAGGCGACAGTTGGCAATTAACTACTGCTAATGGTGAAACCCTCACAGGTCGATATCTGATTGCAGCAGATGGCGCAAAAGGCTCTGTGGCTTCATGGTTACGCCTCAAACAGTCTAATCCCCGACTGGCTATGGTCACGGAAGCTACTCAATTATCAGATGTGCCAACTTTTGAATTTGGTATGGTGAAAAATGGCAGTCTGTGGGGGTTTCCCAAGGCTGATGGTTACACGGTTAGCACTACTACTTTCCGGGGAAAAGAACCTAAAAATTTGAGCCAAGATTTGAGCCAATACCTGAAAGCCTTGGGGCTAAATCCTAATTCCCCTATTGTTGAACATCCTTTGCGACTTTGGGATGGCGATCGCACCCTTCATAGTCAAAATGCTCTCATCGCCGGAGAGGCTGCTAGTATTGTTGACCCCCTCTCTGGGGAAGGTATCCGCCCCGCTATTTTGACCGGTATCAAAGCCGCAGAGGCGATCGATATGGCGATCGGTGGTGACCAAAGCGCACTCGAAAAATATACCCAAATTATCCGAACCGAATGGGGCGTAGATATGGTTTGGGCTTCACGGTTGGCTGGTGTCTTCTACAGTTTCCCTGGTATTGGTTACAAGGCGGCGGTTAAAGTTCCTGCTGCTACTGAGTTGATGACTAAAATCCTCTCTGGCGACCTTCGCTATGGTGATGTGGCTGGTCGCGCTATCAAGAAATTGAGTCCTTTCTGA
- the frr gene encoding ribosome recycling factor: MKLADVENLMKKALESTGRSFNTIRTGRANASLLDRITVEYYGSPTPLKSLASISTPDASTITIQPFDRNSLNNIEKAISMSDVGLTPNNDGSVVRLNIPPLTEARRQEFVKLAGKYAEEGRVSVRNIRRDAIDSVRKQEKNGDISEDESRDIQDKIQKLTDKYTAKVDELLEAKEKDIMTV; this comes from the coding sequence GTGAAGTTAGCTGATGTTGAAAACCTGATGAAAAAAGCCTTAGAATCTACGGGGCGATCTTTTAATACGATTCGCACCGGACGCGCTAATGCTTCCCTATTAGACCGGATTACCGTAGAATACTACGGGAGTCCGACTCCTCTTAAATCTTTGGCAAGTATCAGCACTCCTGATGCTTCGACTATTACTATTCAACCTTTCGATCGCAATTCTCTTAACAACATTGAGAAAGCTATTTCTATGTCAGACGTGGGACTGACACCTAATAACGATGGCTCAGTTGTACGTCTGAATATTCCGCCGCTGACGGAAGCACGCCGCCAAGAATTTGTCAAACTTGCCGGAAAATATGCCGAAGAAGGCCGGGTCTCAGTTCGTAATATCCGCCGAGATGCGATCGACTCCGTTCGCAAACAAGAAAAAAACGGGGATATCTCCGAGGATGAATCCCGCGATATTCAAGACAAAATTCAAAAACTCACCGATAAATACACAGCCAAGGTCGATGAACTACTCGAAGCCAAAGAAAAGGATATTATGACCGTCTGA